A single Blastopirellula retiformator DNA region contains:
- a CDS encoding DUF1549 and DUF1553 domain-containing protein, which produces MTATGMIALAMSIGMASLAVAESEIVKIDVYPESAELLTSRDQQRFVVRAIRADDVTIDVTSEAKWSVGDDKIAKLQGTTLLPTGDGETKLAIEYSGFEAEVPVKVAQADAERPVSFKLDVMPVFMRAGCNTGSCHGAARGKDGFRLSLFGFDPKGDYDRITRELASRRINLAVPQASLLMEKSIGAVPHTGGKLFDQDSEYYATMIRWLESGAQRDPSEPPVCEKIEIYPPKAVLEGEGAKQQFIVKAFYADGTTRDVTDLAVFLTSNDNSVPMEKDGMATAANRGEAFVMARFDTHTVGSQVIVLPKDLQYEKPQVAGNYIDELVGAKLHKLRIVPSGLCSDEEYLRRTTIDITGQLPTAEEYAAFVADQSPDKRAKLVDRLLERKEFAEIWAMKWAQLLMIKSENNRVSYKSAFLYNSWLQEKIANEVPLDEMVRELLGATGGTFSNPPTNFYEVERNTLKTAENVAQVFMGIRTQCAQCHNHPFDRWTMDDYYSFAAFFAQVGRKNAEDERERIIYDRRGGDVRHLVDNRVMTPKFLGGVEPDLKGRDRREVFAEWLTAPENPFFAANTANRIWDHFFGVGIIDPVDDIRVSNPASNPELLDALATKLIEYKYDFKKLVKDICASNAYQRTTLPNDSNKSDTKNFAYAQVRRIPAEQLLDCISQATETQDKFKGLPLGARAVQIADGKTSTYFLTTFGRAERATVCACEAKTSPTLSQALHMLNGDATQGKIAKGKLVSDWLNEEKLSPEQIVEKIYVRCLSRQPTDEEKTRLMAVVDQDENKQQALEDVFWAVLNSREFLFNH; this is translated from the coding sequence ATGACAGCCACAGGGATGATCGCCCTCGCGATGTCCATCGGCATGGCCTCGCTGGCCGTCGCCGAATCGGAAATCGTCAAAATCGACGTCTATCCCGAATCGGCCGAATTGCTGACGTCGCGCGATCAGCAACGCTTCGTCGTGCGGGCAATCCGCGCCGACGACGTGACGATCGACGTCACCAGCGAAGCCAAATGGTCGGTCGGCGATGACAAGATCGCCAAGCTGCAAGGGACGACGCTGCTTCCCACTGGCGACGGCGAGACCAAGCTGGCGATCGAATACTCCGGCTTTGAAGCGGAAGTCCCAGTCAAGGTCGCCCAAGCCGACGCCGAACGCCCGGTCAGCTTCAAGTTGGACGTGATGCCAGTCTTCATGCGAGCTGGCTGCAACACCGGCAGCTGCCATGGCGCTGCCCGGGGCAAAGACGGTTTCCGCCTGTCGCTGTTTGGGTTTGATCCCAAGGGCGACTACGACCGCATCACGCGCGAACTCGCTTCGCGCCGCATCAACTTGGCGGTTCCGCAAGCGAGCCTGCTGATGGAAAAATCGATCGGCGCCGTTCCGCATACCGGGGGCAAGCTGTTCGACCAAGATTCGGAATACTACGCGACCATGATCCGCTGGCTTGAATCGGGCGCCCAGCGCGATCCGAGCGAACCGCCGGTCTGCGAAAAGATCGAGATCTATCCTCCCAAAGCGGTCCTGGAAGGGGAGGGCGCCAAGCAGCAGTTCATCGTTAAGGCGTTCTACGCCGACGGCACGACCCGCGACGTTACCGATCTGGCGGTCTTTTTGACCAGCAACGACAACTCGGTGCCGATGGAGAAAGACGGCATGGCGACCGCCGCCAATCGTGGCGAAGCGTTCGTGATGGCCCGCTTTGATACCCACACTGTCGGCAGCCAGGTGATCGTGCTGCCGAAAGACCTGCAGTACGAAAAGCCGCAAGTCGCCGGCAACTACATCGACGAACTGGTCGGCGCCAAGCTGCACAAGCTGCGGATCGTGCCGAGCGGCCTGTGCTCGGATGAAGAGTACCTCCGCCGCACTACCATCGACATCACCGGACAGTTGCCCACCGCCGAGGAATACGCCGCGTTCGTCGCCGATCAGTCGCCTGATAAGCGGGCCAAGCTGGTCGATCGCCTGCTGGAGCGGAAAGAGTTTGCCGAGATCTGGGCGATGAAGTGGGCCCAGTTGCTGATGATCAAGAGCGAGAACAATCGCGTCAGCTACAAGTCGGCCTTCCTCTACAATTCGTGGCTGCAAGAAAAGATCGCCAACGAGGTCCCGCTCGACGAGATGGTTCGCGAACTGCTGGGCGCAACCGGCGGTACCTTCAGCAACCCGCCGACCAACTTCTATGAAGTGGAACGGAACACGCTGAAGACGGCCGAAAACGTCGCTCAGGTCTTCATGGGCATTCGGACGCAGTGCGCCCAGTGCCACAACCATCCGTTCGATCGCTGGACGATGGACGACTACTACAGCTTCGCCGCCTTCTTCGCCCAAGTTGGTCGCAAGAACGCCGAAGATGAACGCGAACGCATCATCTACGACCGTCGTGGCGGCGATGTCCGGCACCTGGTCGACAATCGCGTCATGACGCCGAAGTTCCTGGGCGGAGTCGAACCTGACCTAAAGGGTCGCGATCGCCGGGAAGTCTTCGCCGAGTGGCTGACCGCACCGGAGAACCCGTTCTTCGCCGCGAACACCGCCAACCGCATCTGGGATCACTTCTTTGGCGTCGGCATCATCGATCCGGTCGATGACATCCGCGTCAGCAACCCGGCCAGCAACCCGGAACTGCTTGACGCTCTCGCCACCAAGCTGATCGAGTACAAGTACGACTTCAAGAAGTTGGTTAAAGACATCTGTGCGTCCAACGCCTACCAGCGGACGACGTTGCCGAACGACTCGAACAAGAGCGACACCAAGAACTTCGCCTACGCTCAAGTTCGCCGCATTCCGGCTGAGCAGTTGCTGGACTGCATCAGCCAGGCGACCGAAACCCAAGACAAGTTCAAGGGGCTTCCGCTCGGCGCCCGGGCGGTTCAGATCGCCGACGGCAAGACTTCGACCTACTTCCTGACCACCTTCGGTCGGGCCGAGCGGGCCACTGTTTGTGCCTGCGAAGCGAAAACCTCGCCGACGTTGTCGCAGGCGTTGCATATGCTCAACGGCGATGCGACCCAGGGCAAGATTGCCAAAGGCAAGCTGGTAAGCGACTGGCTCAACGAAGAAAAGCTGTCGCCGGAACAGATTGTCGAGAAAATCTACGTCCGTTGCCTGAGTCGTCAGCCGACCGACGAAGAAAAAACTCGCCTTATGGCGGTGGTTGATCAAGATGAGAATAAGCAGCAAGCCTTGGAAGACGTCTTCTGGGCGGTGCTTAACTCGCGTGAGTTCCTGTTTAACCACTAA
- a CDS encoding HpcH/HpaI aldolase family protein, whose product MRTNRVKRKLNSGEPTFGVWLSLGDHYATRTLARMPWDWLTLDMEHSPIDWNQAAILFGAIADAGGVPLARVPRGDHDLIKRALDAGAWGIVVPMVDTVEQAKAAIAAAKYPPQGSRSVGGGMHSMNFDATPEEYYAHANDEILVVLQTESPLGVANAKEIYALPGCDAIFIGPNDLWAQMKTVKDPSPTKEGHEALIQQVIATGKEVGTPTGMHVLTAEQALSRAEQGMQFIAVGSDVRMMAVEAEATLQKLRPDQDTESVVAY is encoded by the coding sequence ATGCGTACAAATCGGGTTAAGCGGAAGCTGAACAGCGGCGAGCCAACCTTTGGCGTCTGGCTCTCGCTGGGAGACCATTACGCGACCCGGACGCTGGCCCGCATGCCGTGGGATTGGCTGACGCTCGATATGGAGCACTCGCCAATCGACTGGAACCAGGCGGCGATACTGTTTGGCGCCATTGCCGACGCCGGCGGCGTGCCGCTGGCCCGGGTGCCGCGCGGCGACCATGACTTGATCAAGCGGGCGCTCGACGCGGGGGCTTGGGGGATCGTCGTGCCGATGGTCGATACGGTGGAACAAGCGAAAGCGGCGATCGCGGCCGCCAAGTATCCGCCGCAGGGCAGTCGCAGCGTCGGGGGCGGGATGCACTCGATGAACTTCGACGCCACGCCAGAGGAATATTACGCCCACGCAAACGATGAGATCCTGGTCGTGCTGCAGACCGAAAGTCCGCTCGGCGTGGCCAACGCGAAAGAGATCTATGCCCTGCCGGGCTGTGACGCGATTTTCATTGGGCCGAATGATCTATGGGCGCAGATGAAAACGGTGAAAGATCCAAGTCCGACCAAGGAAGGCCACGAAGCGCTGATTCAGCAAGTGATTGCAACCGGCAAAGAAGTTGGCACGCCGACCGGGATGCATGTGCTGACCGCCGAGCAGGCGCTGTCGCGGGCCGAACAAGGGATGCAGTTCATTGCCGTCGGTAGCGACGTGCGAATGATGGCGGTCGAGGCGGAAGCGACGCTACAGAAACTGCGTCCCGATCAGGACACGGAAAGCGTCGTCGCCTACTAG
- a CDS encoding HTTM domain-containing protein: protein MIRQYLQELYRGVVGGWNRFWFTPTDPATLGVIRILGGAMIFYTHLVWSIDLVGFMGASGRFSADLTSRMQGQSPFAWSYLPLIDDSPALLWTAHIIALVILAMFMVGFKTRITGVLTFIITMSYVHRAPGALFGLDQVNGMLATYLMLGAAGEAYSVDHWLKRKRNVRMDGPRESTIANISIRLIQIHMCIIYLFAGLSKLGGETWWDGSAMWGAVANSEYQSLDMTWLAAYPILINLLTQISLAWEISYTALVWPRLTRPLVIGMAIPLHLGIAVAMGMITFGLAMLIANMAFISPWIIRRIEAAIAERLAK, encoded by the coding sequence ATGATTCGCCAGTACCTGCAGGAACTGTATCGCGGCGTTGTTGGCGGCTGGAATCGCTTCTGGTTTACGCCCACCGATCCCGCCACGCTCGGCGTCATCCGCATCCTAGGCGGCGCGATGATCTTTTACACGCACCTGGTCTGGTCAATCGACCTGGTTGGCTTCATGGGCGCGAGCGGGCGTTTCTCGGCCGACCTGACCAGCCGCATGCAGGGACAAAGTCCCTTCGCGTGGAGCTACTTGCCGTTGATCGACGATTCGCCGGCCCTACTGTGGACGGCTCATATCATCGCGCTGGTGATCCTGGCGATGTTTATGGTCGGTTTCAAAACGCGAATCACCGGCGTGCTGACGTTCATCATCACGATGAGCTACGTCCATCGTGCGCCTGGCGCGTTGTTTGGCCTGGATCAGGTCAACGGGATGCTCGCGACCTATCTGATGCTGGGAGCGGCCGGCGAAGCGTATAGCGTCGACCATTGGCTGAAGCGGAAACGAAACGTCCGGATGGACGGCCCGCGCGAGAGCACGATCGCCAACATCTCGATCCGCCTGATCCAGATCCACATGTGCATCATCTACCTGTTCGCCGGGCTCAGTAAACTGGGGGGCGAAACGTGGTGGGACGGTTCGGCGATGTGGGGCGCGGTGGCCAACTCCGAGTATCAATCGCTCGACATGACCTGGCTGGCCGCCTATCCGATCTTGATCAACCTGCTGACGCAGATCAGTCTGGCCTGGGAAATCTCTTATACGGCGCTCGTCTGGCCGCGGCTGACCCGTCCGCTGGTCATCGGCATGGCGATTCCGCTTCACCTGGGCATCGCCGTCGCGATGGGGATGATCACGTTTGGCCTGGCGATGTTGATCGCCAACATGGCGTTTATCTCGCCGTGGATCATTCGTCGCATCGAAGCGGCGATTGCCGAGCGGCTCGCAAAATAA
- a CDS encoding TIGR03000 domain-containing protein: MARLGHKAAAMAAVMAIGCMSTTAQAGWHGWWGGSSGGSSGTWGGSSGSWGSSGGYYSSGGSSGSSGGSSGYYSSGGSSGGSSGYYSSGGSSGSSGGGLISRLIDHHRAKKYYRSHYSSGGSSGGSSGYYSSGGSSGGSSGGSSGAYGGSYYYEAPATPATPATPAPADSMTPSTMTSVQSNAVINVNVPAETKIFVNGKATTSEGLSRRFVSRNLMPGFKYVYQLRAESMVDGKKVVETKEVQLGGGDSANVSFEFNGSGEEQVASDPVDTKLTLHVPANAKVTLAGNDTASTGETRTYNTSTLKQGDVWNNYTILVTVNKNGRDITKEKVINLAAGDDRNISFDFDATELASAN, from the coding sequence ATGGCGAGGCTAGGACACAAGGCGGCTGCAATGGCCGCCGTAATGGCGATCGGATGCATGTCGACCACGGCCCAGGCCGGTTGGCATGGATGGTGGGGCGGTTCGAGCGGCGGAAGCTCGGGCACGTGGGGCGGAAGCTCCGGCAGCTGGGGTTCCAGCGGCGGCTACTATTCCAGCGGCGGAAGCTCGGGAAGCTCGGGCGGTTCCAGCGGCTATTACTCGAGCGGCGGAAGCTCGGGCGGTTCCAGCGGTTACTACTCGAGCGGTGGAAGCTCGGGCAGCAGCGGCGGCGGCTTGATCAGCCGTCTGATCGACCATCACCGCGCCAAGAAGTACTATCGCAGCCACTACTCGAGCGGCGGTAGCTCGGGCGGATCGAGCGGTTACTATTCGAGCGGCGGTAGCTCGGGCGGAAGTTCGGGCGGCAGCTCGGGCGCCTATGGCGGTAGCTACTACTACGAAGCTCCGGCCACCCCCGCTACGCCGGCCACTCCGGCTCCGGCTGACTCGATGACGCCGTCGACGATGACCAGCGTCCAAAGCAACGCCGTCATCAACGTCAACGTTCCGGCCGAAACCAAGATCTTCGTCAATGGCAAAGCCACGACGAGCGAAGGTCTGAGCCGTCGTTTCGTTTCGCGTAACCTGATGCCGGGCTTCAAGTACGTCTATCAACTGCGTGCCGAGAGCATGGTCGATGGCAAGAAAGTGGTCGAAACCAAAGAAGTTCAACTGGGCGGCGGCGACTCGGCCAACGTCTCGTTCGAGTTCAATGGTTCGGGTGAAGAACAGGTCGCTAGCGATCCGGTCGACACCAAGTTGACCCTGCACGTTCCCGCCAACGCCAAAGTGACGCTGGCTGGTAACGACACCGCCTCGACGGGCGAAACTCGCACCTACAACACCAGCACCCTGAAGCAGGGAGACGTGTGGAACAACTACACGATCCTGGTGACCGTTAACAAGAACGGCCGCGACATCACCAAAGAGAAGGTGATCAACCTGGCCGCCGGCGACGATCGCAACATCTCGTTCGACTTCGACGCGACCGAACTGGCCTCGGCCAACTAA
- a CDS encoding protein-L-isoaspartate(D-aspartate) O-methyltransferase, whose amino-acid sequence MQRIFLALLPSLLFGWLTSPTLAQDPAAVARKQMVDEAVIANGVKDQRVIQSLLDTPRHEFVAYKYRSQAYYDMALPIGGQQTISSPFIVAYMTESLEPQPDDKVLEIGTGSGFQAAVLSPLVKDVYSIEIVPELGRSAARTLRRLGYNNVHTKIGDGFQGWAEHAPFDKIIVTCSPEKPPQPLIDQLREGGRMVIPVGERYQQVLYLFTKQDGKLVSEALRPTLFVPMTGKAEDNREVKPDPLHPQAANGDFEADLQEHGQMEGWYYQRQFELVKDGDAPQGERYVRFRNTDLGRTSMALQGFGVDGEHVHRLRITGWVKTKDIGLGPDRREAPMIAVTFYDAARRDVGRGVVGPFLRDTGWQQIDETIRVPPVAREALLRIGLFGSTGEACFDDVKMTPLLD is encoded by the coding sequence ATGCAACGTATTTTCTTGGCTCTTTTGCCATCGCTGCTGTTTGGCTGGCTAACCAGTCCGACTCTCGCCCAAGATCCCGCGGCCGTCGCTCGCAAGCAGATGGTCGACGAGGCGGTGATCGCCAATGGCGTCAAGGATCAGCGGGTGATCCAGTCGCTGCTCGACACGCCGCGGCACGAGTTCGTCGCGTACAAATATCGCTCGCAAGCCTATTACGACATGGCGCTGCCGATCGGGGGGCAGCAGACGATTTCCTCTCCGTTTATCGTCGCCTACATGACCGAGTCGCTCGAGCCGCAACCGGATGATAAGGTGCTGGAAATCGGAACCGGCAGCGGATTTCAGGCCGCCGTGCTGAGCCCGCTGGTGAAAGACGTCTACTCGATCGAGATCGTCCCAGAACTGGGCCGCAGCGCCGCACGCACCCTACGCCGGCTTGGCTACAACAACGTTCATACGAAGATCGGCGACGGATTCCAGGGCTGGGCCGAGCACGCCCCGTTCGACAAGATCATCGTCACCTGCTCGCCCGAGAAGCCGCCGCAACCGCTGATCGATCAGCTGCGCGAAGGAGGGCGGATGGTGATTCCCGTCGGTGAGCGCTATCAGCAGGTTCTTTACCTGTTTACGAAGCAGGATGGGAAACTCGTTTCCGAGGCGCTCCGCCCGACGCTGTTCGTCCCGATGACCGGCAAGGCGGAAGACAATCGCGAGGTCAAACCCGATCCGCTGCATCCGCAGGCCGCCAACGGCGACTTCGAGGCCGACCTGCAAGAGCATGGCCAGATGGAAGGCTGGTACTATCAGCGGCAATTTGAGTTGGTCAAGGATGGGGACGCCCCCCAAGGAGAACGGTACGTCCGCTTTCGCAACACCGATCTGGGACGGACGTCGATGGCGCTGCAAGGATTCGGCGTCGATGGCGAACATGTCCATCGGTTGCGGATCACGGGGTGGGTGAAAACGAAGGACATCGGACTGGGGCCTGACCGCCGTGAAGCGCCGATGATCGCCGTCACGTTCTATGATGCGGCCCGCCGCGACGTTGGCCGGGGCGTGGTCGGTCCCTTCTTGCGAGACACCGGTTGGCAGCAGATCGATGAGACCATTCGAGTCCCCCCAGTAGCCCGGGAAGCGCTGCTACGCATCGGGCTGTTTGGATCAACCGGCGAGGCTTGCTTCGACGACGTGAAAATGACCCCTCTTTTGGATTAA
- a CDS encoding c-type cytochrome domain-containing protein, protein MNKISTIAMLLLGAAPLAAQEKPATAKVTYDDQIRAIFREHCFTCHNQGEAKGGLALDSFGKTMEGGSSGGVIEPQDIESSRLWDLVAHIDTPIMPPNQDKLPAAKLDLIKTWIETGALENSGSVAKKSNKPSLKMAGPTTTGKPEGPAAMPENVWRQPVVYTDRAAAVSAITTSPWAPLAAIAGHKQISLYNTDSGELLGVLPYPEGTPYILRFSRNGDLLMAGGGRGGHSGSVVLYEVRTGKRLMSLGDELDVVLAADINPSLTRVALAGPQRIIRIYSTEDGSLLHEIKKHTDWVTALEYSPDGVLLASGDRSNGLFVWEADAAQEYLNLQGHKGPITAVSWRGDSNVLASASEDRSVKLWEMNEGKAIKSFNAHGGGTETVRFGQDGRLATAGRDRVAKVFSADGKEEKKTPGFSDIALEATLTYDGKRLIAGDWTGTVRMWDLEKMEEVAQLPPNPPTYDMQVAALQTAATAAKAKADESAAQLAAADKSVAGKKAQQTANAETIARLQKEVADLAANTKQADGDKNAQIAAIKQNDAKRKSLEGAINKQDQGLAQATKQLRSAQGAEKNASAQRTKRQGELKNAQSQLASASKSLEAAQQKEAAAKAEAAQASEAATKAAAALKSTEEQLASAAEGDKEALTQQVAENRKSADAAKTAADQAAEKATAAAAEVAKQAKEAEAKSAAVKQLEQLVAKDDAEVKKQAAEAKRLDGERQQKAKAVAKSKAERETVKKAIADAQAKQKQLEAAIANYGKETQKRQAEIKKAEEAKGKLATELAQLEKQKSEKASAAEAAKKSLAAAEASLAQRKKEAADFAAQPQQVSAEAKPSETQVSDNVN, encoded by the coding sequence ATGAACAAAATCTCGACGATCGCGATGTTGCTGTTGGGCGCCGCTCCGCTGGCCGCTCAAGAGAAACCAGCTACCGCCAAGGTCACCTACGACGACCAGATCCGGGCGATCTTCCGCGAGCATTGCTTCACTTGCCACAACCAGGGAGAAGCGAAGGGTGGTCTCGCCCTCGATTCGTTCGGCAAGACGATGGAAGGGGGCTCCAGCGGCGGCGTCATTGAGCCGCAAGACATCGAAAGCTCGCGTTTGTGGGACTTGGTCGCGCATATCGACACGCCGATCATGCCCCCCAACCAAGACAAGCTGCCGGCGGCGAAACTTGACCTGATCAAGACCTGGATCGAAACCGGCGCCTTGGAAAACAGCGGGTCGGTCGCCAAGAAATCGAACAAGCCCAGCCTGAAGATGGCCGGCCCCACGACCACCGGCAAACCGGAAGGTCCGGCCGCGATGCCCGAGAACGTTTGGCGTCAGCCGGTCGTTTACACCGATCGCGCCGCCGCTGTTTCGGCGATCACCACCAGCCCCTGGGCGCCGTTGGCCGCGATTGCCGGTCACAAGCAAATCTCGCTCTACAACACCGACAGCGGTGAGTTGCTGGGAGTGCTTCCGTACCCCGAAGGAACTCCGTACATCCTCCGCTTTAGCCGCAACGGCGATTTGCTGATGGCTGGGGGCGGTCGCGGGGGGCACTCTGGTTCAGTCGTGCTGTACGAAGTGCGAACGGGTAAGCGTCTGATGTCGCTGGGGGATGAACTCGACGTTGTTCTGGCCGCCGACATTAATCCGAGCCTGACCCGCGTCGCCCTGGCTGGGCCGCAGCGGATCATTCGCATCTACTCGACCGAGGATGGCTCACTGCTGCACGAGATCAAGAAGCACACCGATTGGGTGACCGCCCTGGAGTACAGCCCGGACGGGGTTCTGCTCGCTTCCGGCGATCGCTCCAACGGCCTCTTCGTTTGGGAGGCGGACGCCGCTCAAGAGTATCTAAACCTGCAAGGCCACAAGGGTCCGATCACCGCCGTCAGCTGGCGTGGCGACTCCAACGTCTTGGCTTCGGCCAGCGAAGACCGATCGGTCAAGCTGTGGGAAATGAACGAAGGGAAAGCGATCAAATCGTTCAACGCCCATGGCGGCGGAACCGAGACGGTCCGCTTTGGCCAGGATGGTCGCTTGGCGACGGCTGGTCGCGACCGAGTCGCCAAGGTCTTCAGCGCCGACGGCAAAGAAGAAAAGAAGACGCCCGGCTTTAGCGACATCGCCCTGGAAGCGACATTGACCTATGACGGCAAGCGTCTGATCGCCGGCGACTGGACCGGTACGGTGCGGATGTGGGACCTGGAAAAAATGGAAGAAGTGGCCCAGTTGCCGCCGAATCCGCCGACCTACGACATGCAAGTCGCCGCCCTGCAAACCGCCGCCACCGCCGCCAAAGCGAAAGCGGATGAATCGGCCGCGCAACTTGCCGCCGCCGACAAGTCGGTCGCCGGCAAGAAGGCGCAGCAAACCGCCAACGCCGAAACGATCGCCCGTCTGCAAAAGGAAGTGGCCGACCTGGCCGCCAACACCAAGCAAGCGGACGGCGATAAGAACGCCCAAATCGCGGCGATCAAACAGAACGACGCCAAACGCAAGTCGCTCGAAGGCGCCATCAACAAGCAAGACCAAGGGCTCGCGCAAGCGACCAAGCAATTGCGGTCGGCCCAAGGCGCCGAAAAGAACGCCTCGGCTCAACGGACCAAGCGACAAGGCGAACTGAAAAACGCCCAGTCGCAATTGGCCAGCGCGTCGAAGTCGCTGGAAGCCGCCCAGCAAAAGGAAGCGGCCGCCAAGGCCGAAGCGGCCCAAGCCAGCGAAGCTGCGACCAAAGCCGCCGCCGCGCTGAAGTCGACCGAAGAGCAACTCGCCTCGGCCGCCGAAGGCGACAAAGAAGCGCTGACGCAACAGGTCGCCGAAAATCGTAAGTCGGCCGACGCCGCCAAGACCGCCGCCGACCAGGCCGCTGAAAAAGCGACCGCCGCCGCCGCGGAAGTCGCCAAGCAGGCCAAAGAAGCGGAAGCCAAATCGGCCGCCGTTAAACAGCTGGAACAACTGGTCGCCAAGGACGACGCGGAAGTGAAGAAGCAGGCCGCCGAAGCGAAGCGTCTCGACGGGGAACGCCAACAGAAAGCGAAAGCCGTCGCCAAGTCGAAGGCCGAGCGGGAAACGGTCAAGAAAGCGATCGCCGACGCTCAAGCCAAGCAGAAGCAACTGGAAGCCGCGATCGCCAACTACGGCAAAGAGACGCAAAAGCGTCAGGCCGAGATTAAGAAGGCCGAAGAAGCGAAAGGCAAACTAGCGACCGAATTGGCCCAGCTCGAAAAGCAGAAGAGCGAAAAAGCGTCTGCCGCCGAAGCCGCTAAGAAGTCGTTGGCCGCCGCCGAAGCTTCGTTGGCTCAGCGAAAGAAGGAAGCGGCCGACTTCGCCGCTCAACCGCAACAGGTTTCGGCCGAAGCGAAGCCGTCGGAGACGCAGGTTTCTGACAACGTCAACTAA